One window of Desulfovibrio subterraneus genomic DNA carries:
- a CDS encoding TlpA family protein disulfide reductase: protein MGWMASHPEIEPDESGRAAPGTTITDVHLSVLGGHADRGYLGLSEDAVHMSFAAIRAHYVVVQFFNCLCADCLRELTQMDALREELELKDLSGDNGVPLLRFIGIAVHDEARRVAAFRKKQKTGFPLFVDRSGTLLEGLGITAPPAACLLERTEQGVIVRALAAGSDREREAFVQMVRGLTE, encoded by the coding sequence ATGGGCTGGATGGCGTCTCACCCTGAGATAGAGCCCGATGAATCGGGCCGTGCGGCCCCCGGAACGACGATTACGGATGTGCACCTCTCCGTCCTTGGCGGGCATGCGGACAGGGGCTACCTCGGTCTTTCCGAAGACGCGGTGCACATGAGTTTCGCCGCCATCAGGGCGCACTACGTGGTCGTGCAATTCTTCAACTGCCTCTGCGCGGACTGCCTCAGGGAGCTTACGCAGATGGATGCCCTGCGTGAGGAGCTGGAATTAAAAGACTTGTCAGGTGATAACGGGGTGCCGTTACTGCGTTTTATCGGCATTGCGGTGCACGATGAAGCCCGCAGGGTGGCGGCATTCCGGAAGAAGCAAAAGACCGGCTTTCCGCTCTTTGTGGACAGAAGCGGAACGTTGCTGGAAGGGTTGGGTATTACGGCCCCTCCTGCAGCCTGTCTTCTGGAAAGGACTGAACAGGGCGTCATAGTGCGTGCTCTTGCAGCAGGTTCTGACCGTGAACGTGAAGCCTTTGTGCAGATGGTGCGCGGGCTGACGGAGTAA
- a CDS encoding metal-sensitive transcriptional regulator, translating into MSESGNDSGDSANIMDRMDMEQERLRKNVLVRMRRIEGQIRGIQRMIENGEECGDILMQVRAARSALHAASKQVMKRYMVRCHLDAIQNSEDPDEPIEKMIDLLTGYLD; encoded by the coding sequence ATGTCGGAATCCGGCAACGACAGTGGTGACTCCGCAAATATCATGGACCGGATGGATATGGAACAGGAGCGGCTCAGAAAAAATGTGCTTGTCCGCATGCGGCGTATTGAAGGGCAGATTCGCGGCATACAGCGCATGATCGAAAACGGCGAAGAGTGCGGCGATATCCTCATGCAGGTGCGCGCCGCGCGTTCGGCGTTGCATGCCGCCAGCAAGCAGGTCATGAAGCGGTATATGGTCCGGTGCCATCTGGACGCCATTCAGAACAGTGAGGACCCAGATGAACCCATTGAGAAGATGATAGATCTTCTGACCGGCTATCTGGATTGA
- a CDS encoding rhodanese-like domain-containing protein, protein MLLLVCVVVSAAPGQEARPLWWADMQAEAQAHGYHLLETDVATVGPEFLVLDVRPDYEFRGGHVAGAHNVEFPPTDAAGDAQAIAAALAEVVALAEGTMDRPVAVYCRSFR, encoded by the coding sequence GTGTTGCTTCTAGTATGCGTTGTTGTTTCCGCCGCTCCGGGGCAGGAGGCAAGGCCCCTGTGGTGGGCCGACATGCAGGCCGAGGCACAGGCGCATGGCTATCATCTGCTGGAAACAGACGTGGCAACTGTGGGGCCGGAATTTTTGGTGCTGGACGTGCGGCCCGATTACGAATTTCGCGGCGGACACGTGGCAGGGGCGCATAATGTGGAATTTCCTCCCACTGATGCGGCGGGAGACGCGCAGGCCATAGCCGCTGCTCTGGCCGAGGTTGTTGCACTGGCTGAAGGCACGATGGACAGGCCCGTGGCCGTATATTGCCGCAGCTTCAGGTGA
- a CDS encoding TorD/DmsD family molecular chaperone, with translation MNDSMFSDETSRLFLLCTIELSTAVFRGLADTDCLALCEDGLADLHPLYKADKGNLAELCEKIAELEQLCDSHAEDRSGFCQLCSTEYVRLFVSNREGVPVPLYASCHTAGHRDHQVMAAPALAMQQRLNAVGLKTSGESNEPPDHISIQLEYLYYLLSTGWRDHDEIALENAADFVRNDMLPWVEELKAKLESHDRCGLYAGTAGVLTTLLKYVAA, from the coding sequence ATGAACGACTCCATGTTTTCTGATGAGACATCGCGCTTATTCCTCCTGTGTACCATCGAACTCTCGACAGCCGTGTTCCGTGGTCTGGCGGATACGGACTGTCTTGCACTGTGCGAGGACGGGCTTGCCGATCTTCATCCCCTGTATAAGGCGGACAAGGGCAACCTTGCCGAGCTATGCGAAAAAATCGCCGAACTGGAACAACTCTGCGACAGCCATGCGGAAGACCGCAGCGGCTTCTGCCAGCTCTGCAGCACGGAATATGTCCGTTTGTTCGTCTCCAACCGGGAAGGCGTGCCGGTGCCGTTATACGCCTCGTGCCACACCGCCGGACATCGCGACCATCAGGTCATGGCTGCTCCCGCCCTTGCCATGCAGCAAAGGCTGAACGCAGTGGGACTGAAGACATCCGGCGAAAGCAACGAGCCGCCGGACCACATATCCATCCAGCTGGAATATCTTTATTATCTTCTCTCCACAGGGTGGCGCGATCACGATGAAATTGCGCTTGAGAATGCCGCTGACTTTGTCAGAAACGACATGCTGCCGTGGGTGGAAGAACTCAAAGCCAAACTTGAAAGCCACGACCGGTGCGGACTGTATGCCGGTACTGCCGGCGTGCTCACCACTCTTCTGAAATACGTGGCGGCCTGA